Proteins from a genomic interval of Nostoc sp. TCL240-02:
- the egtD gene encoding L-histidine N(alpha)-methyltransferase: protein MLATYLKSLNENDRVLNNEGEDVIQGLIQSPKTLPPKYFYDDYGSELFEQICELSEYYPTRTEAYILRQYADEIAQITGNCELVELGSGSSTKTIFLLDAYQKIASHCRYIPIDVSHGILKSSVLKLQHKYPNFFVEGLIGTYELALTKLESTFAASRMIFFLGSSLGNFNPRECDHFLSQITMTLQAGDYFLLGIDLQKPKEILEPAYNDSQGVTAAFNLNILSHLNWRFQGNFNLSLFTHQAIYNQNDAQIEMYLHCQKSHEVSLEALNLQVGFADGENILTEISRKFDLVIMQKQLETHGLKTLKTWTDPNQWFGLILCQA, encoded by the coding sequence ATGTTAGCTACATATCTAAAATCTCTTAATGAGAACGATCGAGTTCTTAACAATGAAGGTGAAGATGTCATCCAAGGATTAATTCAAAGTCCCAAAACTTTACCCCCTAAATATTTTTATGATGATTACGGCTCGGAACTATTTGAACAAATATGTGAATTATCAGAATATTACCCAACACGAACAGAAGCATATATTTTACGTCAATATGCCGATGAAATAGCTCAGATAACAGGTAATTGTGAACTTGTAGAGTTAGGCAGTGGCAGTTCTACAAAAACTATTTTTTTGCTAGATGCTTACCAAAAAATTGCAAGCCACTGTAGATATATACCTATTGATGTTAGTCATGGCATCCTTAAATCTAGCGTACTAAAACTACAACATAAATATCCAAATTTCTTTGTTGAGGGATTAATAGGAACATACGAACTAGCCTTGACGAAGCTAGAATCGACATTTGCAGCATCACGGATGATTTTTTTCTTAGGCAGTTCTCTTGGAAATTTTAATCCACGAGAATGTGATCATTTTTTAAGCCAAATTACTATGACTTTGCAAGCAGGTGACTACTTTCTTTTGGGAATTGATTTACAAAAACCCAAGGAAATTTTGGAGCCAGCTTATAATGATAGTCAGGGAGTAACAGCTGCTTTTAACTTAAATATCCTTTCTCATTTAAATTGGCGTTTTCAAGGTAATTTTAACCTCAGCTTATTCACTCACCAAGCTATTTATAATCAAAATGATGCTCAAATTGAAATGTATCTACATTGCCAAAAGAGTCATGAGGTATCTTTAGAAGCGCTAAATTTACAAGTTGGTTTTGCAGATGGAGAGAACATTCTCACCGAAATTTCTCGAAAGTTTGATTTAGTAATTATGCAAAAACAACTGGAGACACATGGGCTCAAGACTCTGAAAACTTGGACAGATCCCAATCAGTGGTTTGGGTTAATTCTTTGCCAAGCTTAA
- the ovoA gene encoding 5-histidylcysteine sulfoxide synthase has translation MNSLQSTHPPKLDSCDRQVILDYFENAWQLEDMLMKTLIEEDTFYLNPDPLRNPLIFYLGHSAVFYINKLISVGLLEKRINPDYEILFEIGVDPEVSEELNQAIAHLEWPQVAQTWEYRKQAYTVIYEVIKTTPITLPIHPTHPLWALMMGIEHQRIHIETSSMLIRQLPIERVKRPQNWQYAPFNGYTAQNEMIQVIGGVVKLGKAFDDPTYGWDIDYGDRTVEVESFLASKYLITNADFSYFVKAGGYENQAYWDEESLYWKTENNIKYPKFWIPQNGSYKYRAMFDEIDLPLDWPVEVNHYEAIAYCRWQGKNTRLMSEAEYHLATYSNGLVEDVDNYNINLKFGSPSPVGMLETAKSYSGLYDLRGNVWEHLSDNLNPLPGYKPHFLYEDNSAIFFDNKHQMMLGGCWITNGTEALKYYRNWFRPNFYQHAGFRIVQDIKH, from the coding sequence ATGAACAGTCTTCAATCTACTCATCCGCCTAAACTAGATAGTTGCGATCGCCAAGTTATCCTCGATTATTTTGAGAATGCTTGGCAGCTAGAAGATATGCTGATGAAAACTTTAATAGAAGAAGATACATTTTATCTCAATCCCGATCCTTTGAGAAACCCTCTAATTTTTTATCTGGGACACTCGGCTGTTTTCTACATCAATAAATTAATTAGCGTTGGATTATTAGAAAAAAGGATCAATCCAGACTATGAAATCTTGTTTGAAATTGGAGTTGATCCAGAGGTATCAGAGGAATTAAATCAAGCGATCGCTCATTTAGAATGGCCACAAGTTGCACAAACTTGGGAGTATCGAAAACAAGCATATACGGTAATTTACGAAGTAATTAAAACTACTCCGATTACTCTACCAATTCACCCTACTCATCCCCTCTGGGCTTTAATGATGGGGATCGAACACCAGCGTATTCATATTGAAACCTCTTCGATGTTAATTCGCCAACTACCAATTGAGAGAGTGAAACGCCCCCAAAACTGGCAATATGCCCCTTTTAATGGCTACACTGCTCAAAACGAAATGATACAAGTTATAGGTGGGGTAGTCAAACTTGGCAAAGCCTTTGACGATCCGACCTATGGATGGGATATTGATTATGGCGATCGCACTGTTGAAGTAGAATCTTTTTTAGCCAGTAAATATCTGATTACAAATGCCGACTTTAGTTATTTTGTCAAGGCTGGTGGCTACGAAAACCAAGCGTATTGGGATGAAGAATCTTTGTATTGGAAAACTGAAAACAACATCAAATATCCCAAATTTTGGATACCTCAAAATGGCAGTTACAAGTATCGAGCCATGTTTGATGAAATTGACTTACCCTTAGATTGGCCTGTAGAGGTCAATCACTATGAAGCAATAGCTTACTGTCGTTGGCAAGGTAAAAATACCCGTTTAATGAGTGAAGCTGAATATCATTTAGCAACTTATAGTAATGGTTTGGTAGAAGATGTAGACAATTACAATATCAATTTAAAATTTGGCTCACCTAGTCCAGTAGGAATGCTAGAAACTGCCAAAAGTTATTCTGGTTTGTACGATTTACGCGGAAATGTTTGGGAACACTTGAGTGATAATTTAAATCCCTTACCAGGATATAAACCTCATTTTCTTTATGAAGATAATTCTGCAATATTTTTTGATAATAAACATCAAATGATGTTAGGAGGATGCTGGATAACTAATGGTACAGAAGCTTTAAAATATTATCGCAACTGGTTCCGTCCTAATTTTTATCAACACGCCGGTTTTAGGATTGTTCAAGATATCAAGCATTAA
- a CDS encoding DUF427 domain-containing protein: MRPNPIPPQPGQESVWDYPRPARLEDTDKSIRIIVNNIVLAETSKAKRVIETSHPPSYYIPSEDIKLEYLIETPKKTWCEWKGKCQYYDISIGDKYINNAAWRYFDPTSDFVMIQEYYAFYPSLMDACYVNDELVMCQPGDFYGGWITSDIVGPFKGSPGTMGW, from the coding sequence ATGAGACCAAATCCTATTCCCCCACAACCTGGTCAAGAGTCAGTTTGGGATTATCCGCGTCCGGCTCGTTTAGAAGATACAGACAAATCAATTCGGATAATTGTTAATAATATTGTTTTAGCAGAAACAAGTAAAGCTAAAAGAGTCATAGAAACTAGCCATCCCCCTTCTTATTACATTCCTTCAGAAGACATTAAACTAGAATATCTGATAGAAACACCTAAAAAAACTTGGTGTGAATGGAAAGGTAAGTGTCAGTATTATGATATAAGCATCGGTGATAAGTATATAAATAACGCTGCTTGGCGATATTTTGACCCCACATCTGATTTTGTAATGATTCAAGAATACTATGCTTTTTATCCTAGCTTAATGGATGCTTGCTATGTAAATGATGAGCTAGTTATGTGTCAACCCGGTGATTTTTATGGCGGATGGATTACCTCTGATATTGTCGGGCCATTTAAAGGTAGTCCAGGAACAATGGGTTGGTAA
- a CDS encoding sterol desaturase family protein codes for MRKFFNFCFEVEFYLKIAITCTIVQQIFYWLLHNIELNFITQVLVYWTVGSISFYSIGLFIEKVIKNNDSLREKLTARVKKVKTQPFPSFTAKGIITGEIKSLIAALIILYIAPEVNRGNSLLSNLGWFLMRIIVADFCFYVSHSLLHRKFLQKIHLKHHEFADSSSFVAGHKSLTEYIIVTITDLLPIFIFGYDITQLCAWTIIGNAYNLEGHSSLSIFFVPSDFHDLHHSCFKKNYGIQGFWDRLFNTLNSPTKKPGIMFPVAYLEHITMKLSNTLD; via the coding sequence ATGAGAAAGTTTTTTAATTTCTGCTTCGAGGTTGAATTTTATCTAAAAATTGCTATTACTTGCACCATTGTTCAGCAAATATTTTATTGGTTGTTGCACAATATAGAACTCAATTTTATAACTCAAGTGCTGGTATACTGGACTGTTGGTTCTATTTCATTTTATAGCATTGGTCTTTTCATCGAAAAGGTAATTAAAAACAATGATAGTTTAAGAGAGAAATTAACTGCCAGAGTTAAGAAAGTCAAAACACAACCATTTCCTTCGTTTACTGCGAAAGGCATCATTACTGGAGAAATCAAAAGTCTCATAGCAGCTTTAATTATCCTCTACATAGCGCCAGAGGTAAATAGAGGAAATAGTTTGCTCTCAAACCTTGGATGGTTTTTGATGAGAATAATTGTTGCTGATTTCTGTTTTTACGTTTCCCATTCGCTACTTCACAGAAAGTTTTTACAAAAAATACATTTAAAACATCATGAGTTTGCCGACTCATCAAGTTTTGTTGCTGGACATAAGAGTTTGACTGAATATATTATTGTTACTATTACAGACCTTTTGCCTATTTTTATCTTTGGGTATGACATCACCCAACTATGTGCTTGGACTATTATAGGTAATGCTTACAACCTTGAAGGTCATAGTTCCTTATCAATATTTTTTGTTCCATCAGATTTTCACGATCTTCACCATAGTTGTTTCAAGAAAAACTATGGAATTCAAGGATTTTGGGACAGATTATTCAACACCCTAAACTCTCCTACAAAAAAGCCAGGAATTATGTTCCCTGTAGCTTATTTGGAGCATATTACCATGAAGTTATCTAATACTTTAGATTGA
- a CDS encoding DMT family transporter, producing MLLILVNVISATTFPLTKDIVSSLSPSALIATRFVIAAAVFAVNLRNINALLLRDGTVLGLFLFFFLAIETIALKTIPANRAAFIGSLNALIVPLLAWLSGQRVPLRTFLAAGVAVIGIGVMFWEGGELGIGDLLMFVDAFVYAGYIIFLDRVASRHPTLTLTSVQLLFIAVLGLLWNNTQILNQFEVIHQHWGVIVYLGLLATAAVIWLQTLAQQWVSAGETALLYTLEPLFATIFSFWLLGEHLGIRGLIGAILVLVALLLSQSPQKLEPEAKVEVQSS from the coding sequence ATGCTGCTTATCCTTGTTAATGTAATTAGCGCTACAACTTTTCCATTAACTAAAGACATCGTTAGTAGTCTTTCACCAAGTGCATTGATTGCTACACGCTTTGTCATAGCAGCAGCAGTTTTTGCTGTAAATTTACGTAATATTAACGCACTTTTACTTCGTGATGGTACAGTACTAGGTCTTTTCCTTTTCTTTTTCTTAGCTATAGAAACAATTGCACTCAAGACTATACCAGCGAATCGGGCTGCATTCATTGGCAGTTTGAACGCACTCATCGTCCCGCTACTAGCATGGCTGAGTGGTCAGCGCGTACCGTTGAGAACTTTCCTAGCTGCTGGAGTCGCTGTAATCGGTATTGGCGTGATGTTTTGGGAAGGGGGAGAACTAGGAATTGGCGATCTGTTGATGTTCGTTGATGCTTTTGTCTATGCAGGCTACATAATTTTCCTAGACCGGGTTGCGTCTCGTCACCCCACCTTAACGCTTACCAGTGTTCAACTTCTGTTCATTGCAGTGCTAGGTTTACTCTGGAATAATACCCAAATTCTTAACCAATTTGAGGTAATTCACCAGCACTGGGGAGTGATTGTCTACTTAGGGCTGTTGGCAACGGCTGCTGTTATCTGGCTGCAAACATTGGCACAGCAATGGGTTTCAGCCGGCGAAACAGCTTTACTTTATACACTTGAGCCATTGTTCGCCACAATTTTCTCGTTTTGGCTACTTGGAGAACATCTGGGAATACGCGGTCTAATTGGCGCGATTCTTGTCTTAGTTGCTCTGCTTCTAAGCCAGAGCCCTCAAAAGCTTGAGCCGGAAGCAAAAGTTGAGGTACAGAGCAGTTAA
- a CDS encoding SET domain-containing protein has translation MNTIESISAVKLNFHVTIQETAKGRGVFATKKFAKGETVVVGIPIEEVPQRTIYSFQMDFNLYVNLDEPAVVINHSCDPNTGVSNNQFGGYDFVALGDIEAGEEITWDYETTEYESIAVSRCLCKSLSCRGKTLGFKFRKQMLRDRYGEYIADYLKI, from the coding sequence ATGAATACAATAGAGTCAATTTCAGCTGTAAAGCTCAATTTTCATGTCACGATTCAGGAAACAGCAAAAGGAAGAGGAGTATTTGCTACGAAAAAATTTGCCAAAGGGGAAACCGTTGTGGTGGGTATCCCAATTGAAGAAGTTCCCCAACGAACAATTTATTCCTTTCAGATGGATTTTAATTTGTATGTCAACTTAGATGAGCCTGCTGTCGTAATTAATCATTCTTGCGATCCAAATACTGGTGTAAGTAACAATCAGTTTGGGGGATATGACTTCGTTGCTTTGGGCGATATCGAAGCAGGTGAAGAAATTACCTGGGATTACGAAACCACTGAATATGAATCAATAGCTGTCTCACGGTGCTTGTGCAAATCTCTATCCTGTCGAGGGAAAACATTAGGATTCAAATTCCGCAAACAAATGTTGCGCGATCGCTATGGAGAGTACATTGCAGATTATCTCAAAATCTAA
- the ilvC gene encoding ketol-acid reductoisomerase, translating into MARMYYDEDANLDLLAGKTIAIIGYGSQGHAHALNLKDSGLNVIVGLYPGSKSVAKAEAAGLTVKNVADAANAADFIMILLPDEVQKTIYKNEIEPNLEEGNVLAFAHGFNIHFGQVVPPANVDVVMVAPKGPGHLVRRTYESGEGVPALFAVYQDASGQARDRAMSYAKGIGGTRAGVLETTFREETETDLFGEQAVLCGGLSALIKAGFETLVEAGYQPELAYFECLHEVKLIVDLVVEGGLAKMRDSISNTAEYGDYTRGPRVVTEQTKAEMQKILSEIQSGQFAREFVLENQAGKPGFTAMRRKEAEHKIEEVGKDLRAMFSWLKKA; encoded by the coding sequence ATGGCCCGGATGTATTATGACGAAGATGCCAATTTAGACCTTTTGGCTGGAAAAACTATTGCTATCATCGGCTATGGTTCCCAAGGTCATGCCCACGCTCTCAATCTCAAAGATAGTGGTTTGAATGTGATTGTGGGACTATATCCGGGTAGTAAGTCAGTCGCAAAAGCTGAAGCAGCTGGGTTAACTGTGAAAAACGTTGCAGATGCTGCCAATGCTGCTGATTTCATCATGATTTTGTTACCTGATGAAGTTCAAAAAACGATTTATAAAAACGAGATTGAACCCAATCTAGAAGAAGGGAATGTGTTAGCTTTTGCCCACGGTTTTAATATTCACTTTGGGCAAGTTGTACCACCGGCTAACGTCGATGTGGTGATGGTAGCACCAAAAGGGCCGGGGCATTTAGTCCGCCGGACTTATGAAAGTGGTGAAGGGGTACCAGCGTTATTTGCAGTTTATCAAGATGCCAGTGGTCAGGCACGCGATCGCGCCATGTCTTATGCTAAAGGTATCGGTGGGACTCGCGCTGGTGTTCTTGAAACAACTTTCCGCGAAGAAACCGAAACCGATTTATTTGGCGAACAAGCGGTATTGTGCGGTGGTTTGAGTGCTTTAATCAAAGCCGGATTTGAAACTTTGGTAGAAGCTGGTTATCAACCAGAATTGGCTTATTTTGAATGTCTGCATGAAGTCAAGCTGATTGTTGACTTGGTTGTAGAAGGTGGTTTAGCTAAAATGCGCGACAGCATTTCTAACACTGCTGAATATGGCGATTATACCCGTGGTCCAAGGGTTGTTACCGAACAAACCAAGGCTGAAATGCAAAAGATTCTCAGCGAAATTCAATCTGGACAATTTGCACGAGAATTCGTTCTAGAAAACCAAGCTGGTAAACCAGGATTTACCGCCATGCGTCGTAAAGAAGCTGAACATAAAATTGAAGAAGTTGGTAAAGATTTACGCGCTATGTTTAGCTGGTTGAAAAAAGCTTAA
- a CDS encoding DUF4349 domain-containing protein: protein MHTSTKLPRTSALFISALLGGVIFTSCASSDRSTTQSAPQIAANGGVNQLSARENSISQKAETAPIARSRPQLIKKAAISLTVNSVDRTVDAVSQIINQQQGDLIGLKQQQPKSDNPRYTATIQLRIPENRLEPTLEQLAKLGTLESRNITAEDVGDRLVDFQARLTNLQKTEANLQKIMDRAGSIRDVLSVSQELSNVRQTIEQIDAQLKNLNNQVAYSTITLNLEAAVSSTSPQPALGLQVKETWNNSTHSLSAFSVGLLKLGIWLIVYSPYLLIFVALIYGFRRWRRTHSPRLTQTPESTISD from the coding sequence ATGCATACTTCGACTAAATTACCTCGCACATCTGCTTTGTTTATAAGTGCATTATTGGGAGGGGTAATTTTCACCAGTTGCGCTTCTTCGGATCGATCAACCACTCAGTCTGCACCTCAAATTGCAGCAAATGGCGGGGTAAATCAATTAAGTGCCCGTGAAAACAGTATTTCCCAAAAGGCGGAAACTGCACCAATAGCGCGTTCTCGTCCCCAACTCATCAAAAAGGCAGCAATCTCTTTGACTGTCAACTCTGTAGATCGAACTGTCGATGCTGTTTCGCAAATTATCAATCAACAGCAAGGGGATTTAATCGGGTTGAAACAACAACAACCCAAAAGTGACAACCCACGTTACACAGCAACAATCCAATTGCGGATACCAGAGAATCGGCTAGAACCTACCCTAGAGCAACTAGCTAAATTGGGCACTCTTGAGAGTCGTAATATCACTGCCGAAGATGTAGGCGATCGCCTAGTAGATTTCCAAGCTAGATTAACTAATTTGCAAAAAACTGAAGCCAATTTGCAAAAAATTATGGATCGCGCTGGTTCTATTAGAGATGTGCTTAGTGTTTCTCAAGAACTGAGTAATGTCCGGCAAACCATAGAACAAATTGATGCCCAACTGAAAAACCTCAACAATCAAGTTGCATATTCCACTATTACGCTGAACTTAGAAGCAGCAGTTTCTAGTACCAGTCCGCAACCTGCTTTGGGTTTGCAAGTTAAGGAAACTTGGAATAACTCTACCCATTCTTTGAGTGCATTTTCCGTTGGCTTACTTAAACTGGGTATTTGGTTAATTGTTTACAGCCCCTATTTGTTAATTTTTGTTGCCCTTATCTATGGCTTTAGGCGTTGGCGGCGAACTCATTCACCACGTTTGACACAAACACCAGAGTCCACTATTTCTGACTAA
- a CDS encoding NAD(P)/FAD-dependent oxidoreductase, whose translation MVNSLDNNPPHKVVIVGGGFGGLYAAKTLAKAAVNVTLIDKRNFHLFQPLLYQVATGALSPADISSPLRSVLSKSKNTKVLLGEVNNIEPESKQVMVGDEAVPYDTLIVATGAKHSYFGKDNWEEFAPGLKTVEDAIEMRSRIFSAFEAAEKETDPEKRRALLTFVIVGGGPTGVELAGAIAELANQTLKDDFRNIDTSEAKILLLEGLDRILPPFAPELSQEAEASLKRLGVVVQTKTLVTNIENDIVTLKQGDEVKEIASKTVLWAAGVKASAMGKVLAERTGAECDRAGRIIVEPDLSIKGHPNIFVIGDLANFSHQNGKPLPGVAPVAKQEGEYVAELVKKRLVGNNLPPFAYTDYGSLAMIGHNSAVVDFGFMKLKGFVAWLFWLLIHIYFLIEFNNKLVVMIQWAWNYFTRNRGARLITGQESITEFQIGDRNIYYASADNKQPVNI comes from the coding sequence ATGGTAAATTCACTTGACAATAATCCACCCCATAAAGTAGTAATTGTTGGCGGTGGTTTTGGTGGACTTTATGCAGCAAAAACACTCGCAAAAGCGGCAGTAAACGTTACTCTGATTGATAAACGTAACTTTCATCTATTTCAACCCCTTTTATATCAAGTCGCCACAGGTGCGCTATCTCCTGCTGATATCTCCTCACCGTTGCGTTCTGTCCTCAGCAAGAGCAAGAATACGAAAGTGCTGCTGGGAGAGGTGAATAACATCGAGCCAGAATCAAAACAAGTGATGGTAGGCGACGAAGCAGTACCTTACGACACCTTAATTGTCGCCACAGGTGCGAAGCATTCTTACTTTGGCAAAGATAACTGGGAAGAATTTGCTCCCGGCTTGAAAACAGTAGAAGATGCGATAGAAATGCGTAGCCGGATTTTTTCGGCCTTTGAAGCTGCAGAAAAAGAAACCGATCCAGAAAAACGCCGTGCTTTATTAACTTTTGTAATTGTGGGTGGTGGCCCAACTGGTGTAGAGTTAGCTGGTGCGATCGCCGAATTAGCAAATCAAACTCTCAAAGATGATTTCCGCAACATCGACACCTCAGAAGCCAAGATTTTGCTATTAGAAGGTTTAGATCGGATTTTGCCACCCTTTGCACCAGAGTTATCACAAGAAGCAGAAGCATCTCTAAAGCGCTTGGGTGTGGTTGTGCAGACAAAAACATTGGTAACGAATATTGAAAATGATATTGTTACCCTCAAACAAGGCGATGAAGTTAAAGAAATTGCCTCAAAAACGGTATTATGGGCAGCAGGTGTGAAAGCTTCCGCAATGGGAAAAGTCCTAGCAGAACGCACAGGTGCAGAATGCGATCGCGCTGGACGGATTATCGTTGAACCTGACTTGAGTATTAAAGGACATCCGAATATTTTTGTAATTGGCGACTTAGCAAATTTTTCTCATCAAAATGGTAAACCGCTACCTGGTGTTGCACCTGTAGCCAAGCAAGAAGGTGAATATGTAGCAGAACTAGTCAAAAAGCGGCTTGTAGGTAACAATTTGCCACCCTTTGCTTATACCGATTATGGTAGTTTGGCAATGATTGGGCACAATTCTGCTGTAGTCGATTTCGGCTTTATGAAGCTGAAAGGTTTCGTTGCATGGCTGTTTTGGCTATTGATTCACATCTACTTCTTAATTGAATTTAACAACAAATTAGTAGTAATGATTCAGTGGGCATGGAACTATTTCACCCGTAATCGTGGAGCAAGATTGATTACAGGACAAGAATCAATCACGGAGTTCCAAATTGGCGATCGCAACATTTATTACGCATCAGCCGATAATAAACAGCCAGTAAATATCTAA
- a CDS encoding LL-diaminopimelate aminotransferase encodes MATINDNYLKLKAGYLFPEIARRVNAFAEANPDAKIIRLGIGDVTEPLPEACRTAMIKAVEEMGDRNTFKGYGPEQGYAWLREKIATHDFQARGADIDASEIFISDGSKCDTGNILEIFGHDNIIAVTDPVYPVYVDTNVMVGNTGDANDKGEFEGLVYLPITADNNFIAEIPSKKVDLIYLCFPNNPTGATATKEYLKAWVDYAKANNSIIFFDAAYEAYITDLSILHSIYEIEGARDVAIEFRSFSKNAGFTGTRCALTVVPKTLTAKAADGSDVELWKLWNRRQSTKFNGVSYIVQRGAEAVYSEEGQAQIKGLVNFYLENAKIIREKLTAAGLSVYGGVNAPYVWVKTPNSLSSWEFFDKLLQTVNVVGTPGSGFGAAGEGYFRISAFNSRENVEEAMKRITEKFKV; translated from the coding sequence ATGGCAACTATTAACGACAACTACCTGAAGCTGAAAGCGGGTTATCTGTTTCCAGAAATTGCTCGGCGGGTGAATGCCTTTGCAGAAGCCAATCCTGACGCTAAAATCATTCGGCTGGGCATTGGTGATGTTACCGAACCTCTGCCGGAGGCTTGCCGCACAGCGATGATTAAAGCTGTGGAAGAAATGGGCGATCGCAATACCTTCAAAGGTTACGGCCCAGAGCAAGGTTACGCATGGTTACGGGAGAAAATTGCTACTCACGATTTCCAAGCACGGGGAGCCGATATAGATGCTTCCGAAATCTTTATCTCCGATGGTTCTAAGTGCGACACAGGCAACATTCTAGAAATCTTTGGTCATGACAACATAATTGCCGTGACTGACCCTGTTTACCCTGTGTATGTAGACACTAACGTTATGGTGGGAAATACAGGAGATGCCAACGATAAAGGCGAGTTTGAGGGCTTAGTTTATCTACCAATTACGGCTGATAACAACTTTATCGCAGAGATTCCCTCAAAGAAAGTCGATTTAATTTATCTCTGCTTTCCCAATAACCCCACTGGCGCAACTGCTACCAAGGAATATCTCAAAGCATGGGTAGACTATGCCAAAGCTAATAACTCGATTATTTTCTTTGATGCAGCCTACGAAGCTTACATTACCGATCTATCGATTCTCCACTCAATTTATGAAATAGAAGGTGCAAGAGATGTTGCGATCGAATTCCGGTCTTTTTCCAAGAATGCAGGCTTTACAGGAACTCGTTGCGCCTTAACCGTTGTACCGAAGACACTCACAGCAAAAGCTGCCGATGGTTCCGATGTCGAACTGTGGAAACTCTGGAATCGTCGCCAGTCTACCAAATTTAATGGTGTTTCTTACATTGTTCAACGGGGAGCCGAAGCGGTTTACTCTGAAGAAGGGCAAGCACAAATCAAAGGATTGGTTAATTTCTATCTCGAAAACGCCAAAATTATCCGCGAGAAACTCACAGCCGCCGGATTGTCAGTTTATGGTGGCGTGAATGCACCTTACGTCTGGGTAAAAACTCCTAATAGTTTATCCAGTTGGGAATTCTTTGATAAGTTACTGCAAACTGTCAACGTTGTAGGAACACCTGGTTCTGGGTTTGGTGCTGCGGGTGAGGGTTACTTCCGCATTTCGGCATTTAACAGCCGGGAGAATGTCGAAGAAGCTATGAAGCGGATTACCGAGAAGTTTAAGGTGTAA